One Patescibacteria group bacterium genomic region harbors:
- a CDS encoding LemA family protein has translation MNTFLWVLVIAVAVVALWLIGIFNGLVVLRNRVKEAFSDIDVQLKRRYDLIPNLINAVKGYAAHEKELFEKVTEARTAAMGVPGGDLKEKARVENHLSDTLKSLFAVAENYPVLKANENFLALQEELSDTENKIMSARRFYNNNVKDFNTRQEVFPTSLFVNALGFKKADFFDLDENPAEREAPKVDFSA, from the coding sequence ATGAATACATTTTTGTGGGTTTTGGTTATTGCGGTTGCCGTAGTCGCCCTGTGGCTGATCGGCATATTCAATGGCCTGGTGGTATTGCGCAACCGGGTGAAGGAAGCCTTTAGCGATATTGATGTACAGCTGAAGCGGCGCTACGATCTAATCCCCAATTTGATCAATGCCGTTAAGGGCTATGCCGCGCATGAAAAAGAACTATTTGAAAAAGTCACCGAAGCGCGCACGGCGGCGATGGGAGTACCGGGAGGGGATTTGAAAGAAAAAGCCCGCGTAGAAAATCATCTCAGTGACACTCTGAAGTCTTTGTTTGCGGTGGCAGAAAATTATCCCGTGTTAAAGGCGAATGAAAACTTTTTGGCCTTACAGGAAGAACTATCTGATACTGAAAACAAGATTATGTCGGCGCGCCGGTTTTATAACAACAATGTGAAGGATTTTAATACGCGGCAAGAGGTTTTCCCCACTAGTTTATTTGTGAACGCCTTGGGTTTTAAGAAAGCGGATTTCTTTGATCTCGATGAGAATCCGGCGGAAAGAGAAGCACCCAAAGTGGATTTCAGTGCTTAA
- a CDS encoding YdcF family protein, producing the protein MKWVLGTIGVIICLAAVVVGGVIGAGFFLSPQDPLEKADVIVAISGGETRQRVAEAVDLFENGWAPLLIMSGAARDEGVSNAVAMKQIAIAMGIPKTKILVEEEATNTLDNAKFVRDIIAEKKFTKIILVTSPYHQRRANMAFTKVLKGLPVKIINHSSTDSLWRKNGWWQDDWARYLTLSEVKKTIYTWVLPVQTGK; encoded by the coding sequence ATGAAATGGGTGTTAGGCACAATCGGAGTGATCATCTGTCTGGCTGCCGTAGTGGTGGGCGGAGTAATTGGGGCAGGATTTTTCTTGTCCCCGCAGGATCCTTTGGAAAAAGCGGATGTGATTGTAGCGATTTCGGGAGGTGAGACGCGCCAACGCGTGGCTGAGGCGGTAGATTTATTCGAAAACGGCTGGGCTCCCTTACTAATTATGTCGGGAGCGGCGCGGGACGAAGGCGTGTCTAATGCGGTAGCTATGAAACAGATCGCCATCGCTATGGGGATACCTAAAACCAAGATTCTAGTAGAAGAAGAGGCCACCAACACACTGGATAATGCTAAATTTGTCCGCGATATTATTGCAGAGAAAAAATTTACTAAAATCATTTTAGTCACTTCGCCTTATCATCAACGCCGGGCGAATATGGCTTTCACTAAAGTCCTAAAAGGGTTGCCGGTAAAAATTATCAACCATTCTTCGACGGATTCGCTGTGGCGGAAAAACGGCTGGTGGCAGGACGACTGGGCGAGATATCTCACTTTAAGTGAAGTTAAGAAGACCATTTATACCTGGGTATTGCCGGTGCAGACCGGTAAATAA
- a CDS encoding class I SAM-dependent methyltransferase: MAVTSKYQQDWENLAQLNPEWAILTTDTQKKQSRWDSTEFFATGEKDIDKFLTYIKNLGIELNMGEALDFGCGIGRLTRALAAHFTKVYGVDISATMLATARKLHQDNPHIIFMQNTANDLSCFDSEKFDLICSLITLQHIPDKEIIKNFIHEFVRILKPGGILYFQLPSVPGFSPIKTTLLKIRGQIYYLLTNLGISKEFCYRRLKIMPLMHMNYMFRGEIEAILNGQAKLLQTYDDNTINQRYLIQKSNNSTNDSNIN, encoded by the coding sequence ATGGCAGTTACATCCAAATATCAGCAAGATTGGGAAAATTTAGCTCAGCTGAATCCGGAATGGGCGATTTTAACCACTGATACGCAGAAAAAGCAGAGCCGGTGGGATAGCACTGAGTTTTTTGCTACCGGCGAAAAAGATATCGATAAGTTTTTAACCTACATTAAAAATCTGGGCATCGAGTTAAACATGGGGGAGGCCTTGGATTTTGGCTGTGGGATTGGCCGACTGACGCGCGCGCTGGCCGCACATTTTACTAAAGTTTACGGAGTAGATATTTCTGCCACGATGTTGGCAACCGCCCGAAAATTACATCAGGATAATCCGCACATAATTTTTATGCAAAATACGGCCAATGATTTATCGTGTTTTGATTCAGAAAAATTTGATTTAATTTGTTCATTGATTACACTGCAACATATTCCCGATAAAGAAATTATCAAGAATTTTATTCACGAATTTGTGCGGATTTTAAAACCGGGCGGAATTTTATATTTTCAATTACCGTCAGTGCCGGGGTTTTCTCCCATCAAAACAACATTATTAAAAATCCGAGGGCAAATTTATTATTTATTGACTAACTTAGGTATATCGAAAGAATTTTGTTATCGGCGACTAAAAATAATGCCGCTGATGCACATGAATTATATGTTTAGAGGCGAAATTGAAGCTATTTTGAACGGCCAAGCTAAATTACTCCAAACTTACGACGACAACACCATCAATCAAAGATATTTAATCCAAAAATCTAATAATTCTACTAATGACAGTAATATTAACTGA
- a CDS encoding HNH endonuclease signature motif containing protein gives MRKRSWTVVELKQAVRKSFSVRQVLLKLGLRPAGGNYEQIQQYIKECKLDANHFRGKGWNAGMTGIGKPRIPLEKILVRNSNFQSFKLKKRLFCTGLKPRHCELCGWAQHSVTGHLPLELDHINGDRHDNRIKNLRILCPNCHSLTETYRGKKRKN, from the coding sequence ATGCGTAAAAGAAGTTGGACTGTAGTAGAACTAAAGCAAGCTGTTAGAAAATCTTTCAGTGTGCGTCAAGTGTTATTGAAATTAGGACTACGTCCCGCTGGCGGTAATTACGAACAGATTCAACAATACATCAAAGAATGTAAGTTAGATGCAAATCATTTTCGCGGCAAAGGTTGGAATGCGGGCATGACTGGGATTGGCAAACCGCGAATTCCGTTAGAAAAAATTTTAGTTAGAAATAGTAACTTCCAAAGTTTCAAACTTAAAAAAAGATTATTCTGTACCGGACTGAAACCACGACATTGTGAACTGTGTGGTTGGGCTCAACATAGTGTCACGGGACACTTACCTTTAGAATTAGATCATATCAATGGTGATAGACACGATAACCGTATCAAGAATCTTAGAATCCTCTGCCCGAATTGTCATAGTTTAACCGAAACGTACCGGGGCAAGAAGCGTAAAAATTAG
- a CDS encoding peptide ABC transporter substrate-binding protein: MRASLQHLAGKFSKKEKATLASLLAVIVICSGGLAIWQNQTGTVQPLQGGVFVEGIVGQPQIINPLYARTNSTEGDIAKLIFAGLVKMSPGREFLPDLAESWEIQNKSKSYLFHLRDNLKWPDGEKLTADDIVFTIDVVKSDAYTGPYKSDWQGITATATDARTVQFDLPDPSTFFLARATLGILPKHMWAHLPVAEMGEARNNALPVGAGPYLASAPITGQTSFDLEPNPNYYAGRALIEKIVFSSFDSEQTMFNALVNGNVTAAAFSTSVAQEMEALPNMNKFVYHLPQYKAVFFNQMGSNKILADVVVRQALALATDKERIIKVAADGYAVRADSPILPGFWGYLPEMKKYDFDISAAASTLSKAGWKDSDNDKIVEKNKTKLSFTLSFKDDKNNTAIAEVLAENWQTIGAEVILNPLNSGDLINQIIRPRNYEALIFGQSMGADSDPYLYWHSSQMADPGLALSIMYDKDIDNSLEMIRLSSDLNRAITYCHNFQKAFANLVPAVLLYQPTYTYIVDNKVKGDSASINLGATSDRFIDINKWYVRARKTLN, from the coding sequence ATGCGAGCCAGCCTGCAACATCTCGCCGGTAAATTTTCTAAAAAAGAAAAAGCTACTCTGGCCAGTTTGTTGGCAGTGATTGTGATTTGTTCCGGTGGTTTAGCGATTTGGCAAAATCAGACTGGTACAGTACAGCCTCTGCAGGGTGGCGTGTTTGTGGAAGGCATTGTCGGCCAGCCGCAAATCATCAATCCGCTGTATGCGCGGACTAATAGTACGGAAGGAGATATCGCTAAACTGATCTTTGCTGGTCTGGTTAAAATGAGCCCCGGTCGGGAATTCTTGCCTGATTTGGCGGAAAGCTGGGAAATCCAAAATAAAAGTAAATCCTATTTGTTCCATTTGCGCGATAATCTAAAATGGCCTGACGGCGAAAAACTAACCGCCGATGATATAGTGTTTACTATTGATGTAGTCAAAAGCGATGCCTACACCGGACCATATAAAAGCGATTGGCAGGGGATCACAGCTACCGCTACGGATGCGCGGACGGTGCAGTTTGATTTGCCGGATCCTTCTACTTTCTTTCTAGCCCGGGCCACTCTGGGGATTCTGCCTAAACATATGTGGGCGCATTTGCCGGTAGCGGAAATGGGAGAAGCAAGAAATAATGCCTTGCCTGTGGGAGCCGGGCCCTACCTAGCTTCCGCTCCAATTACCGGACAAACTAGTTTCGATCTGGAGCCCAATCCAAATTATTACGCTGGCCGAGCTTTGATCGAAAAAATAGTTTTTTCCTCGTTTGATAGCGAACAAACTATGTTCAATGCTTTAGTGAATGGCAATGTGACTGCGGCCGCTTTTTCGACGTCAGTCGCCCAAGAGATGGAAGCTTTGCCGAATATGAACAAGTTTGTCTACCATCTACCCCAATACAAAGCCGTCTTCTTTAACCAAATGGGGAGCAATAAAATATTAGCCGATGTGGTGGTGCGGCAAGCCTTAGCTTTGGCGACCGATAAAGAAAGAATTATCAAAGTAGCTGCCGATGGTTATGCCGTGCGGGCGGACAGTCCGATTTTGCCGGGATTTTGGGGGTATCTTCCGGAGATGAAAAAATATGATTTTGATATTTCAGCTGCCGCCAGTACTTTAAGTAAAGCCGGCTGGAAAGACAGTGACAATGATAAGATAGTCGAAAAAAATAAAACTAAACTCTCATTTACTTTAAGTTTCAAGGATGACAAAAACAACACGGCTATTGCGGAAGTGTTGGCGGAAAACTGGCAGACCATTGGCGCAGAAGTGATTTTGAACCCGCTCAATTCCGGCGATTTAATCAATCAAATTATTCGGCCGCGCAATTACGAAGCGCTGATCTTCGGCCAAAGTATGGGGGCTGATTCCGATCCGTATTTGTATTGGCACAGCAGCCAAATGGCCGACCCGGGCTTGGCGCTATCGATTATGTACGATAAAGATATCGATAATTCTTTGGAAATGATTCGGTTATCTTCGGACTTGAATCGGGCAATTACTTATTGTCATAATTTCCAAAAAGCTTTTGCCAATTTAGTGCCAGCCGTTTTACTTTATCAGCCTACCTATACATATATAGTCGACAACAAAGTAAAAGGGGATAGTGCTTCTATTAATTTGGGTGCCACTTCCGATCGATTTATCGATATTAATAAATGGTACGTCCGTGCCCGCAAAACCCTCAATTAG
- the secG gene encoding preprotein translocase subunit SecG, with protein sequence MAVGKILMIIEVVLAILLMASILLQARGASLGEAWGGSSAFYTTRRGADRILFIITIVLAVLFVLTALVSLFFK encoded by the coding sequence ATGGCAGTAGGAAAAATCTTAATGATCATCGAGGTTGTGCTGGCTATTTTACTGATGGCAAGCATTCTCTTACAGGCTCGCGGAGCTTCTCTGGGTGAAGCCTGGGGAGGCAGTAGTGCGTTTTACACTACACGCCGGGGAGCTGATCGGATTCTGTTCATTATTACGATCGTCCTGGCAGTTTTGTTTGTGCTTACCGCCTTAGTTAGTTTGTTTTTCAAATAA
- a CDS encoding ABC transporter permease, with amino-acid sequence MNAWINIKLALQALWVNKTRSILTLLGIVIGISSVVIIVASGEGVQQFILNQIQGMGTNIIAVTPGGSEGERIGPPAAVMGVTVTTLTMADEEALGDPRNVSDVAEVGAAVAPTQVVVKGLDGDIMTTIYGITPNYFDLMSLDFAAGSSFDEGDIKSLNKVAVLGSTIKNQMFGDDEAIGQKVKLKNNNYRIIGVLDKSTGFSFGMDYGKFIFVPVTTAQKLLLGIDYLLEVMIKVQDPSQVETARTDIIDTLRLRHNIGPGQRDDFTVRTIQDAISIINMVMGALTLFLAAIAGISLLVGGIGIMNIMLVSVTERTREIGLRKALGARRRDILLQFLLEAILLTAIGGAIGFLFGISGAFIVSLIGNWTFHISLLAILLPMAMTVGFGIVFGMYPAIRASKLDPIVALRYE; translated from the coding sequence ATGAATGCTTGGATCAATATTAAACTTGCCCTGCAAGCTTTATGGGTAAATAAAACCCGATCGATTTTGACTTTACTGGGTATTGTGATCGGTATTTCCTCGGTGGTTATTATTGTGGCTTCCGGGGAAGGCGTCCAGCAATTCATTCTTAATCAGATCCAAGGCATGGGCACTAATATTATTGCGGTCACCCCAGGCGGTTCAGAAGGGGAAAGAATCGGCCCGCCAGCCGCCGTGATGGGAGTAACAGTCACCACTCTTACGATGGCTGATGAGGAGGCCTTAGGGGACCCGCGCAATGTTTCGGATGTCGCTGAAGTCGGAGCCGCGGTGGCGCCGACACAGGTAGTGGTCAAAGGATTAGATGGCGACATTATGACCACTATTTACGGCATCACCCCGAATTATTTTGATTTAATGAGTTTAGATTTTGCCGCTGGGAGTTCGTTCGATGAAGGCGATATCAAATCACTAAATAAAGTAGCAGTTTTAGGCAGTACTATTAAAAATCAGATGTTCGGCGACGACGAGGCCATCGGTCAAAAAGTTAAATTAAAGAATAACAACTATCGGATTATCGGCGTATTAGACAAAAGTACGGGATTTTCTTTTGGGATGGATTACGGTAAATTTATTTTTGTGCCGGTGACGACTGCCCAAAAATTATTATTGGGCATCGATTATTTACTGGAAGTGATGATTAAAGTGCAAGATCCGTCGCAAGTAGAAACTGCTCGCACTGATATTATCGATACTCTGCGCCTAAGGCATAATATCGGTCCTGGGCAAAGAGATGATTTCACGGTGCGCACTATTCAAGACGCTATCAGTATTATCAATATGGTAATGGGAGCACTCACGCTATTCTTAGCTGCCATTGCGGGGATCTCTTTGTTGGTGGGCGGGATCGGGATTATGAATATTATGTTGGTGTCGGTGACTGAACGGACGCGTGAAATTGGTTTGCGCAAGGCTCTCGGGGCGCGCCGGCGCGATATTTTATTGCAGTTTTTATTGGAGGCTATCTTACTTACAGCCATCGGCGGAGCAATCGGTTTTTTGTTCGGGATCAGCGGAGCGTTTATCGTGTCTTTAATCGGCAACTGGACTTTCCATATTAGTTTATTGGCGATTTTACTCCCGATGGCGATGACGGTGGGATTCGGGATAGTGTTTGGGATGTACCCGGCCATTCGGGCGTCTAAATTAGACCCGATCGTGGCTTTGCGTTATGAGTAG
- a CDS encoding ABC transporter ATP-binding protein gives MVGEALVSIQDLYKSYNNGGVTTPVLQGINLNIASGEFVAIMGPSGSGKSTLMHILGLLDKPTTGIYQLANERVDHLSEDQLADLRNRKLGFVFQSFNLLARTSALENVELPLVYNRDVSAAARHAAATEALQAVGLTHRLKALPNQLSGGEQQRVAIARALVSNPQIIFADEPTGNLDTKTSLEIMEIFRMLHQAGHTIILVTHEPDIAAFAKRVITLRDGVIVKDEIRSVAAEGVAQ, from the coding sequence ATGGTAGGAGAAGCTCTAGTCAGTATCCAGGATTTATATAAATCCTATAACAATGGCGGAGTAACTACGCCGGTTTTGCAAGGCATTAATCTGAATATAGCTTCCGGCGAATTTGTGGCGATTATGGGCCCATCCGGATCTGGCAAATCCACCCTCATGCATATTTTGGGTTTACTGGATAAGCCGACTACCGGAATTTATCAATTGGCTAATGAGCGGGTGGATCATTTGTCCGAAGACCAGTTAGCTGATTTGCGCAATCGCAAACTTGGCTTTGTCTTCCAGTCTTTTAATTTATTGGCCCGGACGTCTGCTTTAGAAAATGTAGAACTACCCTTGGTTTATAATCGCGACGTATCGGCGGCCGCTCGGCACGCTGCGGCTACGGAGGCATTGCAGGCAGTCGGATTAACCCATCGCCTAAAAGCTTTACCTAATCAATTATCCGGTGGAGAACAGCAACGCGTGGCCATTGCCCGGGCCCTGGTCAGTAATCCGCAAATTATTTTTGCCGATGAACCCACCGGTAACTTAGACACTAAAACCAGCCTAGAAATTATGGAAATTTTTCGGATGCTCCATCAAGCCGGCCATACGATTATTTTAGTTACTCACGAACCAGACATTGCCGCTTTTGCCAAGCGAGTGATAACTTTGCGAGACGGTGTAATTGTCAAAGATGAAATTAGATCAGTAGCAGCAGAAGGAGTGGCCCAATGA